The sequence below is a genomic window from Candidatus Wallbacteria bacterium.
CAATCTGCAAGTCTTCATATGATAACTATAAACAATCAACTCGTCGAACAATCATCAGGTCATCAGGAAACATAGATCAGAATTGTAAGATAATGGCAGAGGCTGCCTGCCAGCACGAATAAATGCCAGATCCCATGAAAATGCTTTACTTTTTTATCCAGGCAGTAAAAGATCACTCCGCTGGAATAGAATATTCCTCCAAGGAGAAGCCAGGTAAAGCCTGCTGCCGGCAAAGCCCTCAGCAACGGTTTCAAGGCAATCGTGATCACCCAGCCCATAGAAAGGTAAATTGCCACTGCAAAATATCCGCGCTTGTTTCTCAAAAACAGTTCCAGCATCACTCCAAGCAGCGCCAGACCCCAGATCACCCCGAAGATGGACCAGCCCCATCCGCCGCGAAGAGTCACCAGAGTAAATGGCGTATAAGTTCCTGCGATCAGAAGATAGATCGAGTAATGATCAAGCTGCCGGAATATCTGCTTTGCCCCACCCTGTGT
It includes:
- a CDS encoding hemolysin III family protein, whose amino-acid sequence is MIKGERFNSISHLIGLVAALAGCSFLIYAASRQGDPWKIVSFSIYGVSLVALYLFSSCYHCTQGGAKQIFRQLDHYSIYLLIAGTYTPFTLVTLRGGWGWSIFGVIWGLALLGVMLELFLRNKRGYFAVAIYLSMGWVITIALKPLLRALPAAGFTWLLLGGIFYSSGVIFYCLDKKVKHFHGIWHLFVLAGSLCHYLTILIYVS